One genomic region from Stackebrandtia nassauensis DSM 44728 encodes:
- a CDS encoding quinone oxidoreductase family protein, whose product MRAIRFHQPGGPEVLTVDEVADPVPTGDQLLINVTASGVNYADIERVAGVYDPPKVLPHILGGEVVGRTADGRRIAGLTRGGGGYATRAAVEAHHAVEVPDPIDDGQALAVLVQGLTAWHLLRSAARLTEGETVVVHAAAGGVGSLLVQLARHFGAGRVIAVASTPEKRELALKLGADVAIDADPDTYVDRVLAATGGAGADVVLDANAGPILAAAVEVLAPFGRVYSYGDAGNEGRGLVDPEKLAERNAAVGGFWIGPVLNRPEIFAGPVADMFGLITSGALNPLVSAEYPFDEVKRALTDMRERRTTGKVWLRI is encoded by the coding sequence ATGCGCGCCATCAGGTTCCACCAACCCGGCGGACCCGAGGTCCTGACCGTCGACGAGGTCGCCGACCCCGTCCCCACCGGCGACCAACTGTTGATCAACGTCACCGCCTCGGGCGTCAACTACGCCGACATCGAACGCGTCGCGGGCGTCTACGACCCCCCGAAGGTACTGCCGCACATCCTGGGCGGCGAGGTCGTCGGCCGCACCGCCGACGGCCGCCGCATCGCGGGCCTGACCCGTGGCGGCGGCGGTTACGCCACCCGCGCGGCCGTCGAAGCCCACCACGCCGTCGAGGTCCCCGACCCGATCGACGACGGCCAGGCGCTCGCGGTCCTGGTGCAGGGCTTGACGGCCTGGCACCTGCTGCGCAGCGCCGCCCGCCTGACCGAGGGCGAGACGGTGGTGGTGCACGCGGCCGCCGGTGGCGTCGGGTCACTGCTGGTCCAGCTGGCCCGCCACTTCGGCGCCGGACGCGTCATCGCCGTGGCCTCGACGCCTGAGAAACGGGAACTGGCCCTGAAACTGGGCGCCGACGTCGCCATCGACGCCGACCCCGACACCTACGTCGACCGCGTCCTGGCGGCCACCGGCGGCGCGGGCGCCGACGTGGTCCTGGACGCCAACGCGGGTCCGATCCTGGCGGCGGCCGTGGAGGTCCTGGCCCCGTTCGGCCGCGTCTACTCCTACGGCGACGCCGGAAACGAGGGCCGCGGCCTCGTCGACCCCGAAAAACTCGCCGAGCGCAACGCCGCCGTCGGCGGTTTCTGGATCGGCCCGGTACTCAACCGCCCCGAGATCTTCGCCGGTCCGGTCGCGGACATGTTCGGGCTCATCACATCCGGGGCCCTGAACCCACTGGTGTCAGCCGAATACCCGTTCGACGAGGTGAAGCGGGCCCTGACCGACATGCGCGAGCGCCGCACCACCGGCAAGGTGTGGCTTCGAATCTGA
- a CDS encoding LysR family transcriptional regulator, with amino-acid sequence MTDDLQFAELRVLDAVDREGSFSAAAIRLGLTQSAVSHAVRTAERKIGAVLFDRGRHGARPTAAGQRAVVHARGILRLSHVLSVDARLAAGTQVETTVRISAFRSAAAHILPTALARLKNSCREVAAEVSIVRDLGEGPAGEVAAGRSDVAIVNLPHHLNGEPELVTGELFTERFVLIHPKGREELDRLALINWDENCDAVTGKWFRSQDWLPEPSIQVADDSVLLSMVAHGMGMAVVPRLVTLSAPDSVAVRELGPEGPQQTIGYVTTPELARGIVVRTLIRELRTVRYIGILCAATVPISYWIWDGGINAPRVHPDAQSIGWSGHLGTNRGDTALTEHRHLRAVVRGDRRRRATLLAQSHGRRQRLHVLQGRQPGSGAGGP; translated from the coding sequence GTGACCGACGATCTCCAGTTCGCCGAGCTGCGGGTCCTGGACGCGGTGGACCGCGAGGGCAGCTTCTCGGCGGCAGCGATCCGGCTGGGGCTGACCCAGTCGGCGGTGTCGCACGCCGTGCGCACCGCCGAACGCAAGATCGGCGCGGTCCTGTTCGACCGGGGCCGGCACGGTGCCCGTCCCACCGCCGCCGGGCAGCGGGCCGTGGTGCACGCGCGCGGGATCCTGCGGCTGTCGCACGTGTTGAGTGTGGACGCCCGGCTGGCGGCGGGGACGCAGGTGGAGACGACGGTGCGGATCTCGGCGTTCCGGTCGGCGGCGGCGCATATCCTGCCCACCGCGTTGGCGCGCCTGAAGAACAGCTGTCGCGAGGTGGCCGCCGAGGTCAGCATCGTGCGCGACCTCGGCGAGGGGCCGGCCGGTGAGGTGGCGGCCGGGCGCAGCGACGTCGCGATCGTCAACCTGCCGCACCACCTGAACGGCGAACCCGAGCTGGTCACCGGGGAGTTGTTCACGGAGCGGTTCGTCCTCATCCACCCCAAGGGGCGCGAGGAGCTGGACCGGTTGGCGCTCATCAACTGGGACGAGAACTGCGACGCCGTCACCGGTAAGTGGTTTCGTTCCCAGGACTGGCTTCCCGAGCCGTCGATCCAGGTCGCCGACGACAGTGTGCTGCTGTCGATGGTCGCCCACGGTATGGGTATGGCGGTGGTGCCCCGGCTGGTGACGCTCAGCGCCCCCGACTCCGTCGCGGTGCGCGAACTCGGCCCCGAAGGTCCACAGCAGACTATCGGATATGTGACAACCCCGGAGCTGGCGCGGGGGATCGTCGTGCGCACCCTGATCCGGGAGTTGCGCACGGTCAGATATATCGGAATCTTATGTGCCGCAACGGTTCCAATCAGTTACTGGATATGGGATGGTGGTATCAATGCTCCCCGTGTTCATCCTGATGCACAGTCCATCGGTTGGTCCGGCCACCTGGGGACCAACCGCGGAGATACTGCGCTCACGGAACATCGACACCTGCGTGCCGTCGTTCGTGGAGATCGCCGGCGCCGGGCCACCCTATTGGCCCAGAGTCATGGCCGCCGTCAGCGACTGCATGTCCTCCAAGGACGCCAGCCGGGAAGTGGTGCTGGTGGCCCATAG
- a CDS encoding FAD-dependent monooxygenase, with protein sequence MTEVLIAGAGPTGLVAAIELARRGVAVRVIDKSPQPFHGSRGKGLQPRTLEVFDDLGVVEEVLALGGPYLPIRVYAGRVPVWRARIGKITAPTAQTPYPNLLMIPQNHTERVLRDRLTGLGVEVEFGVALTDFTQDAEGVTARLGDETTRVRYLVGADGAHSVVRKRLGIPFEGQTREAERMIVADVRLSGVDRDVWRAYVKPLRRRFMLAMAPLPGTELFQLIAPLRPGETPELTREAIQRRLADAGARSARVAEVAWSSVWRANIRMARRYRDGRALIAGDAAHVHSPAGGQGLNTGVQDAYNLGWKLAAVLAGADEELLETYEAERLPVAAVVLGLSTRLHDTAATSVTKAFKRGADTDQLGIHYRYSPLSVGERAGDRAADGVVTSVDGERLRLFDLYRGPHWTLLAAAEPPAELDPGVRVHRVRASPTGDAFTLVRPDGYIGLTCRDARQVSEYLRRITVPTRPAIRESAAGRSTE encoded by the coding sequence ATGACCGAGGTACTCATCGCCGGAGCCGGACCGACCGGCCTGGTGGCGGCGATCGAACTGGCCCGGCGCGGCGTCGCGGTGCGCGTCATCGACAAGAGCCCGCAGCCGTTCCACGGTTCCCGGGGCAAGGGCCTGCAACCGCGCACGCTGGAGGTCTTCGACGACCTGGGGGTCGTTGAGGAGGTGCTGGCGCTTGGCGGGCCGTACCTGCCGATCCGGGTCTACGCCGGACGGGTGCCGGTGTGGCGGGCCCGGATCGGGAAGATCACCGCACCGACCGCCCAGACCCCGTACCCGAACCTGCTGATGATCCCGCAGAACCACACCGAACGGGTGCTGCGGGACCGGCTGACCGGGCTGGGCGTCGAGGTCGAGTTCGGCGTCGCGCTCACCGACTTCACCCAGGACGCCGAGGGCGTGACCGCGCGGCTGGGCGACGAGACCACGCGGGTGCGGTACCTGGTGGGCGCCGACGGCGCGCACAGCGTGGTCCGCAAGCGGCTGGGCATCCCGTTCGAGGGCCAGACCCGCGAGGCCGAGCGGATGATCGTCGCCGACGTGCGGCTGTCGGGCGTCGACCGGGACGTGTGGCGCGCCTACGTCAAGCCGCTGCGGCGGCGGTTCATGCTGGCGATGGCACCGCTGCCGGGAACCGAACTGTTCCAGCTGATCGCGCCGCTGCGGCCGGGTGAGACCCCCGAACTGACCCGCGAGGCGATCCAGCGACGGCTGGCCGACGCGGGCGCGCGCTCGGCCCGGGTGGCCGAGGTGGCGTGGTCCTCGGTGTGGCGGGCCAACATCCGGATGGCGCGCCGCTACCGCGACGGCCGGGCGCTGATCGCGGGCGACGCCGCCCACGTCCACTCCCCGGCCGGTGGCCAAGGGCTCAACACCGGCGTGCAGGACGCCTACAACCTGGGCTGGAAGCTGGCCGCCGTGCTGGCGGGCGCCGACGAGGAACTGCTGGAAACCTATGAGGCCGAACGGCTTCCGGTCGCCGCGGTGGTGCTGGGACTGAGCACCCGGCTGCACGACACCGCCGCGACCTCGGTGACCAAGGCGTTCAAGCGCGGCGCCGACACCGACCAGCTGGGGATCCACTACCGGTACTCGCCGCTGTCGGTGGGCGAGCGCGCCGGGGACCGCGCCGCCGACGGCGTCGTCACCTCCGTGGACGGTGAGCGGCTGCGGCTGTTCGACCTGTATCGCGGGCCGCACTGGACGCTGCTGGCGGCGGCCGAACCACCCGCGGAGCTGGACCCGGGGGTGCGGGTTCACCGGGTGCGGGCCTCCCCGACCGGCGACGCATTCACGCTGGTGCGCCCGGACGGCTACATCGGACTGACCTGCCGCGACGCGAGGCAGGTGAGCGAGTACCTGCGGCGGATAACGGTGCCGACGAGGCCCGCGATCCGCGAGTCGGCGGCGGGACGCTCGACTGAATGA
- a CDS encoding TetR/AcrR family transcriptional regulator C-terminal domain-containing protein has protein sequence MSLSREKLVSVGLELLDEHGLEGLSLRKLATELDVQASAIYWHFKNKQELLDEMATAMFRRLLTDTEWPQPRDWRDGLERLGVELRAMLLSRRDGAKMAAGTYLTDDSLLSSMEIPLRFLTEAGFPLRDAVRAFITVYSFTVGFTIEEQAVAGDPRYADTARRSRIDAEKYPLSASAGPEIFGTPDERFEHGLRVIIAGVGAYASEPR, from the coding sequence GTGTCGCTGAGCAGGGAAAAACTGGTGTCCGTCGGACTGGAGCTGCTGGACGAGCACGGCCTGGAGGGCCTGTCGTTGCGCAAACTGGCCACCGAGCTCGACGTCCAGGCCTCGGCCATCTACTGGCACTTCAAGAACAAGCAGGAACTGCTGGACGAGATGGCCACCGCCATGTTCCGGCGGTTGTTGACCGACACGGAATGGCCGCAACCGCGCGACTGGCGCGACGGCCTGGAACGCCTGGGCGTGGAACTGCGCGCCATGCTGCTGTCACGCCGCGACGGCGCCAAGATGGCCGCCGGAACCTACCTCACCGACGACTCGCTGCTGAGCTCCATGGAGATCCCGCTGCGGTTCCTCACCGAGGCGGGTTTCCCACTGCGCGACGCGGTGCGGGCGTTCATCACCGTCTACAGCTTCACCGTGGGCTTCACGATCGAGGAACAGGCCGTCGCGGGCGACCCGCGCTACGCCGACACCGCCCGCCGAAGCCGCATCGACGCCGAGAAGTACCCGCTTTCCGCCTCGGCGGGGCCGGAGATCTTCGGCACCCCCGACGAACGCTTCGAACACGGCCTGCGGGTGATCATCGCAGGGGTCGGCGCCTACGCCTCCGAACCGAGGTAG
- a CDS encoding isochorismatase family protein — translation MTRALILIDLMPRIIALPLAPYSGDAVLRNCLRLAESFRATGEPVVAVRVDRPNVDEQPPGSGFATGVTVPGDVTIVKRTIGAFHNTELDAELRRRDVDTVVMAGLVTNMGVESTARAASDHGYEVEFVADAMSGLAKDEHKFAVGKVFPRFGEVRTVADYLGSEA, via the coding sequence GTGACCAGAGCTCTGATTCTCATCGATCTGATGCCGCGCATCATCGCGCTGCCGCTGGCGCCCTATTCCGGGGACGCGGTGCTGCGCAACTGCCTGCGGCTGGCGGAGTCGTTCCGGGCCACCGGGGAGCCGGTGGTCGCGGTGCGGGTCGATCGGCCCAATGTGGATGAACAGCCGCCGGGCAGCGGTTTCGCCACCGGGGTCACGGTTCCCGGTGACGTCACGATCGTGAAGCGGACGATCGGCGCCTTCCACAACACCGAGCTGGACGCCGAGCTGCGGCGCCGCGACGTGGACACCGTGGTGATGGCGGGCCTGGTGACGAACATGGGCGTCGAGTCCACCGCCCGGGCCGCGTCCGACCACGGCTACGAGGTGGAGTTCGTCGCCGACGCGATGTCGGGGCTGGCCAAGGACGAGCACAAGTTCGCGGTGGGCAAGGTGTTCCCGCGTTTCGGCGAGGTGCGCACCGTGGCCGACTACCTCGGTTCGGAGGCGTAG
- a CDS encoding DJ-1/PfpI family protein, with amino-acid sequence MRVEILMYDGMCEVTAVMALHALKTAERMGADVEAELVVASGETTITGTDGTVYRALPHWRPAETDALLVSGGWIHDVIAEGTLPRRIAEARARVGTKLVVGGVSAGAVIVGAAGLLNGRPATSHHPAFEPLAKYAEVVDARIVDVGDVITAGGGPLAAFDLPLYLLERELGDPRLAARVEQDLEHDRRGTVWR; translated from the coding sequence ATGCGGGTGGAGATTCTGATGTACGACGGCATGTGCGAGGTCACCGCCGTCATGGCGCTGCACGCCCTGAAGACCGCCGAGCGGATGGGCGCCGACGTCGAGGCGGAGCTTGTCGTCGCCTCCGGCGAGACCACGATCACCGGGACCGACGGCACGGTCTACCGCGCGTTGCCGCACTGGCGCCCGGCCGAGACCGACGCGCTGCTGGTCAGCGGGGGCTGGATCCACGACGTGATCGCCGAGGGGACCCTGCCTCGCCGCATCGCCGAGGCGCGGGCCCGGGTGGGAACGAAGCTGGTCGTCGGCGGTGTCTCCGCCGGGGCGGTGATCGTCGGCGCGGCGGGACTTCTCAACGGACGCCCGGCGACCAGTCACCACCCGGCGTTCGAACCGCTGGCCAAATACGCCGAGGTGGTCGACGCCCGCATCGTCGACGTCGGCGATGTCATCACGGCGGGCGGCGGGCCCCTCGCCGCCTTCGACCTGCCGCTGTACCTGCTGGAGCGGGAGCTGGGCGATCCCCGGTTGGCCGCCAGGGTCGAGCAGGACCTGGAGCACGACCGCCGGGGCACCGTCTGGCGCTGA
- a CDS encoding GlxA family transcriptional regulator: MRTIAVLAFDTVVGFELAMPGQIFGSARSADGEALYRVRICAPSPDIQVNAAGGPSHRMLAPFGLDGLDGAGTVIVPAHETDDIPPVILDALRRKHSDGARVASICTGAEVLAAAGLLDDRPAATHWRHADRIARRFPRVRFDASVLYVDDGRVLTGAGVSAGIDLCLHLIRRDHGAAVAAEVARRIVMAPERGGGQAQFIPWDNDPGDDRQLADTMTWARARLHAPLTLDELAAHARVSVRTLIRRFREQTSQTPLQWLIGQRVQRARELLETTNLDMEDIARRCGFGVATALRHQFRRRLATTPTAYRQAFRSEHPA, from the coding sequence ATGCGCACCATCGCGGTCCTGGCCTTCGACACCGTGGTCGGCTTCGAGCTGGCCATGCCCGGTCAGATCTTCGGCTCCGCCCGCTCGGCGGACGGCGAGGCGCTGTACCGGGTCCGGATCTGCGCCCCGAGTCCCGACATCCAGGTCAACGCCGCCGGTGGCCCGTCCCACCGGATGCTGGCCCCGTTCGGGCTCGACGGTCTGGACGGCGCGGGCACCGTCATCGTCCCGGCACACGAAACCGACGACATACCGCCGGTCATCCTGGACGCGTTGCGCCGCAAGCACTCCGACGGCGCCCGCGTCGCCTCCATCTGCACCGGCGCCGAGGTCCTGGCCGCCGCCGGGCTGTTGGACGACCGTCCGGCCGCCACCCACTGGCGGCACGCCGACCGCATCGCGCGCCGGTTTCCCCGGGTGCGGTTCGACGCCTCGGTGCTGTACGTCGACGACGGCCGCGTGCTCACCGGTGCCGGGGTCAGCGCCGGCATCGACCTGTGCCTGCACCTGATCCGCCGCGACCACGGCGCCGCCGTCGCCGCCGAGGTCGCGCGGCGCATCGTCATGGCCCCCGAACGCGGCGGCGGCCAGGCCCAGTTCATCCCGTGGGACAACGATCCCGGCGACGACCGGCAGCTGGCCGACACCATGACCTGGGCCCGCGCGCGGCTGCACGCGCCGCTGACCCTCGACGAGCTCGCCGCGCACGCCCGCGTCAGCGTCCGCACCCTGATCCGCCGGTTCCGGGAACAGACCTCGCAGACCCCGTTGCAGTGGCTGATCGGGCAGCGGGTGCAGCGGGCCCGGGAACTGCTGGAAACCACCAATCTGGACATGGAGGACATCGCCCGGCGCTGCGGTTTCGGCGTCGCCACCGCGCTGCGGCACCAGTTCCGTCGGCGCCTGGCGACCACCCCCACCGCCTACCGCCAGGCATTTCGGAGTGAGCACCCTGCGTGA
- a CDS encoding LCP family protein: protein MAGRRRSSTAKRGNKAPLWAKFMVGIGAILLVTSIGGVTFGIDMISRINSIGSADTGIAQDEDGKITEGPLNILLVGADLRVKKNNTPLADTIMIMHINKSLTKANIVSIPRDLKVPMEGGGNCTTGECMDKINSSYTLGFNKRNKPEDGLTNLRKVLTDYTGIKFQANGLVNFEGFLDVVKTFGGIELCLDHDLDTAHGGFYKKGCRQYKPDDALAIVRERYAWPDGDYGRQRMQQHFVKQLLKEAMKRGYAKNPGKLGDLIDQIGSQMRMDLGGVKPVDYAIALRGIKADKMKTVKLPSGTSEEIVNGTKISYVVVGEDQQQDAQGLFEAIKGDTLDDWIESNPDYLNQDPKDGA from the coding sequence GTGGCAGGTCGTCGGCGTTCCAGCACCGCCAAACGCGGGAACAAGGCCCCGCTGTGGGCGAAGTTCATGGTCGGCATCGGTGCGATTTTGCTCGTCACCTCGATCGGCGGTGTCACCTTCGGCATCGACATGATCAGCCGCATCAACAGCATCGGGAGCGCCGACACCGGTATCGCGCAGGACGAGGACGGCAAGATCACCGAGGGGCCGCTGAACATCCTGCTGGTCGGCGCCGACCTGCGCGTGAAGAAGAACAACACGCCGCTGGCCGACACGATCATGATCATGCACATCAACAAGTCGCTCACCAAGGCCAACATCGTGTCGATCCCACGGGACCTGAAGGTGCCCATGGAGGGTGGCGGCAACTGCACCACCGGCGAGTGCATGGACAAGATCAACTCGTCCTACACCCTGGGCTTCAACAAGAGGAACAAGCCCGAGGACGGGCTCACCAACCTGCGCAAGGTCCTCACCGACTACACCGGCATCAAGTTCCAGGCCAACGGTCTGGTGAACTTCGAGGGCTTCCTCGACGTGGTCAAGACCTTCGGCGGCATCGAACTGTGCCTCGACCATGACCTCGACACCGCGCACGGCGGCTTCTACAAGAAGGGCTGTCGCCAATACAAACCCGACGACGCGCTGGCGATCGTGCGGGAGCGCTATGCCTGGCCCGACGGCGACTACGGCCGTCAGCGGATGCAGCAGCACTTCGTCAAGCAGCTGCTCAAGGAGGCCATGAAGCGCGGCTACGCCAAGAATCCCGGCAAGCTCGGCGACCTGATCGACCAGATCGGCTCCCAGATGCGGATGGACCTCGGCGGTGTCAAGCCGGTGGACTACGCGATCGCGCTGCGCGGCATCAAGGCCGACAAGATGAAGACGGTGAAGCTGCCGTCGGGGACCAGCGAGGAGATCGTCAACGGCACCAAGATCTCCTATGTGGTCGTCGGTGAGGATCAGCAGCAGGACGCCCAGGGGCTGTTCGAGGCGATCAAGGGCGACACCCTCGACGACTGGATCGAATCCAACCCCGACTATCTGAACCAGGATCCCAAGGACGGCGCCTGA
- a CDS encoding endonuclease I family protein: protein MRRTRTLAALAGAAVGATALILVPLATAQGHDAYEPPDGYYDAVEGMTGEELKAGLNDIISNNEQLSYDEARDALKETDADPADPSKVVLIYNGTSVPADDYDQWNREHVWAKSHGDFGTDIGPGTDVHHLRPANAVVNSTRNNLDFDMGGEEVADAPGNFYDSDSFEPRDEDKGDVARMILYMAVRYEGEDSYPDLEPNDEVENNEKPLHGRLSVLKQWNEQDPPSDFEKNRNEVIFEKFQKNRNPFIDHPEWVGEVWA, encoded by the coding sequence ATGCGCCGGACTCGCACACTGGCAGCGCTCGCCGGGGCGGCAGTAGGGGCTACAGCCCTTATTCTCGTCCCGCTGGCCACAGCCCAGGGTCATGACGCCTACGAACCCCCGGACGGCTATTACGACGCCGTCGAAGGCATGACGGGAGAAGAACTCAAAGCCGGTCTCAACGACATCATCAGCAACAACGAGCAGTTGTCCTATGATGAGGCCCGAGACGCTCTCAAGGAGACAGACGCCGACCCGGCCGACCCCAGCAAGGTCGTGCTGATCTACAATGGCACTTCGGTCCCCGCCGACGACTACGACCAATGGAACCGCGAACACGTGTGGGCCAAGAGTCACGGAGACTTCGGTACTGACATCGGCCCCGGCACCGATGTTCATCACCTTCGTCCCGCCAACGCGGTCGTCAACTCCACCCGCAACAACCTCGACTTCGACATGGGTGGTGAGGAAGTAGCGGATGCCCCCGGCAACTTCTACGACTCCGACTCCTTCGAGCCCCGTGACGAGGACAAGGGCGACGTCGCCCGCATGATCCTCTACATGGCGGTTCGCTACGAGGGCGAGGACAGCTACCCCGACCTGGAGCCCAACGACGAGGTCGAGAACAACGAGAAGCCGCTCCACGGCCGCCTGTCGGTCCTGAAGCAGTGGAACGAGCAGGACCCGCCGAGCGACTTCGAGAAGAACCGCAACGAGGTCATCTTCGAGAAGTTCCAGAAGAACCGGAACCCGTTTATCGACCACCCCGAGTGGGTAGGCGAGGTTTGGGCCTAA
- a CDS encoding MMPL family transporter, protein MSGNRVKATGVARWSIRHPWWAMGLWLAFVVAASVGGGMFQVQQAEPKEIAVGESREAIELLEQADFEEPPAEIVLITADSAWDDEDAAQAAKEVTERLDDLDEVKEVLPAIGSTETDALLLPITLSGDSDVADEKLDALRAEVDAVAKDYPQLRLETAGEFSLTADIMDMVNEDLGVAGMVSIPLTLGILLLAFGAFMAAGVPLLLALTAVGSATGLWAVASQVIPDNGSAQHLILLIGLAVGVDYSLFYLKREREERQNGASHVDAVAIASATSGRAVLVSGFAVLVSMAGLYLAGDAIFNALATASVLVVAVAVLGSITVLPAVLTKLGRAVDRPRVPLLWRLSNSGGSPKVWPRLLRPALRFPKTTLLLTLVAMAALAWPAMDLELKNSSLDDFPDDTVVAKTYDRVVDAFPEQGNSHQIVVRADADDAGAVRDALTELAADVRDDDLFSAENVVPPSTSDDDTVTKMNLAIPYSDSDPEAKESLDLLRDKLVPDALADVSGAKAVVGGAVAQSYDYVDHQWDKMPLVIGFVMLLTMVMMAVAFRSVVVAVVAALLNTLSALAAFGLLVLVFQKTWATELLDFKSSGAIISWIPLFLFVILFGLSMDYHVFVVSRIREAVAGGMGTKQAIEYGLSRTAGVVSSAAIVMVFVFAVFALLRMVEMKEMGIGLAAAILIDATVVRILLLPSIMALLGRANWWPSKLSRKRPVGDFDTAPAPLAAVERTPAASGFRH, encoded by the coding sequence ATGTCCGGTAACCGAGTAAAGGCCACCGGTGTCGCCCGGTGGAGCATCCGCCATCCATGGTGGGCGATGGGACTGTGGCTGGCCTTCGTCGTCGCCGCCTCGGTGGGCGGCGGCATGTTCCAGGTGCAGCAGGCCGAGCCCAAGGAGATAGCCGTGGGCGAGTCCCGCGAGGCCATCGAACTGCTGGAGCAGGCCGACTTCGAGGAACCGCCCGCCGAGATCGTCCTGATCACCGCCGACTCCGCCTGGGACGACGAGGATGCCGCGCAGGCCGCCAAGGAGGTGACCGAACGACTGGATGACCTCGACGAGGTCAAGGAAGTCCTCCCCGCCATCGGATCCACCGAGACCGACGCGCTGTTGCTGCCCATCACGTTGAGCGGTGACTCCGACGTCGCCGACGAGAAACTCGACGCGCTGCGCGCCGAAGTGGACGCCGTCGCGAAGGACTATCCGCAGTTGCGGTTGGAGACCGCCGGGGAGTTCAGTCTCACTGCCGACATCATGGACATGGTCAATGAGGACCTGGGTGTCGCCGGGATGGTGTCGATCCCGCTGACGCTGGGGATTCTGCTGTTGGCCTTCGGCGCGTTCATGGCCGCGGGTGTGCCGTTGCTGTTGGCGTTGACCGCCGTCGGTTCCGCGACCGGGTTGTGGGCCGTGGCCTCGCAGGTGATTCCCGACAACGGTTCGGCGCAGCACTTGATCCTGTTGATCGGGTTGGCCGTGGGTGTCGACTATTCACTGTTCTATTTGAAGCGGGAGCGCGAGGAACGGCAGAACGGTGCCTCGCACGTCGACGCGGTGGCCATCGCCTCGGCCACGTCCGGGCGTGCCGTGTTGGTGTCGGGTTTCGCGGTGTTGGTGTCCATGGCCGGGCTGTACCTGGCCGGGGACGCGATCTTCAACGCGTTGGCGACCGCTTCGGTGCTGGTCGTGGCCGTGGCCGTGCTGGGTTCGATCACGGTGCTGCCCGCCGTGTTGACGAAGCTGGGCCGCGCCGTGGACCGGCCCCGGGTTCCGTTGCTGTGGCGGCTTTCCAACAGTGGTGGTTCCCCGAAGGTGTGGCCGAGGCTGCTGCGCCCGGCGCTGCGGTTCCCCAAGACGACGCTGCTGTTGACGCTGGTGGCGATGGCCGCTTTGGCCTGGCCCGCGATGGATCTGGAACTGAAGAACTCCAGTCTGGACGACTTCCCCGACGACACCGTGGTCGCCAAGACCTACGACCGGGTCGTGGACGCGTTCCCCGAACAGGGCAACAGTCACCAGATCGTCGTGCGGGCCGACGCCGACGACGCCGGGGCGGTTCGTGACGCGCTCACCGAGCTGGCCGCCGACGTGCGCGATGACGACCTGTTCTCCGCCGAGAACGTGGTGCCGCCGAGCACCTCCGACGACGACACCGTCACCAAGATGAACCTGGCCATCCCCTACAGCGACTCCGATCCCGAGGCCAAGGAATCGCTGGACCTGTTGCGGGACAAGCTGGTGCCCGATGCGCTGGCCGACGTCTCCGGCGCGAAGGCCGTCGTCGGCGGCGCGGTGGCGCAGAGCTATGACTACGTCGACCACCAGTGGGACAAGATGCCGCTGGTCATCGGGTTCGTCATGCTGCTGACGATGGTCATGATGGCCGTCGCGTTCCGCTCCGTCGTGGTGGCGGTGGTCGCGGCGCTGCTCAACACGCTGTCGGCCTTGGCGGCCTTCGGTTTGCTGGTGCTGGTGTTCCAGAAGACCTGGGCCACCGAGTTGCTGGACTTCAAGTCCAGCGGCGCCATCATCAGCTGGATCCCGCTGTTCCTGTTCGTGATCCTGTTCGGACTGTCGATGGACTACCACGTGTTCGTGGTCAGCCGGATCCGCGAGGCGGTGGCGGGCGGCATGGGCACCAAGCAGGCCATCGAGTACGGGCTGTCCCGCACCGCCGGGGTGGTGTCCTCGGCCGCGATCGTGATGGTGTTCGTGTTCGCGGTGTTCGCGCTGCTGCGGATGGTCGAGATGAAGGAGATGGGCATCGGCCTGGCCGCGGCCATCCTCATCGACGCGACCGTGGTGCGGATCCTGTTGCTGCCGTCGATCATGGCGCTGCTGGGCCGGGCCAACTGGTGGCCGTCCAAGCTGTCGCGCAAGCGGCCGGTGGGTGACTTCGACACCGCGCCGGCACCGCTGGCGGCCGTCGAGCGAACCCCTGCGGCCAGCGGGTTCCGGCACTGA